In Papaver somniferum cultivar HN1 chromosome 9, ASM357369v1, whole genome shotgun sequence, the genomic stretch GTTTCTACAGAGCCTGTTCCACAAAGGGTAAGTGAACTGATTACACAAGAAGAAAGCTGAGATCAAGATAAACTCGATAATCTCTTCACTCctgatataaaagaaaaagttcTAGCAATCTCCCCAAACAGTCAAGAACAAGATAAGGttagatggcagcaccactcctcTGGAATTTTCTCAGCGAAAAATGTCTATAATTTCCTTATAAACCAAGATCAAGAAAACAACAACTCTGATGAATTTCCTTGGCAAAAGATCTGGAAAATTAATGTGATTCCGATGATCAAATTATTTATCTGGAAGTTAGCTCACAAAGCGATCCCAACAAATGCAAGACTAGGAGCACATAACAAAGATTTCAATACAGATTGCCCAATGTGTAACGCCCAAGTCCAAGAAACAGAGCAACACCTAATAAGATCTTGCCCATTTGCTAGAGCTGTTTGGTTTGGTCTCTCTCTAGAAGGAGTCAACTCAAGAATTAATACAGATTCAATAGCAACCTGGATTAAAGAGTGGATTACGGAACCAGTTTTCTCAAACTACTCAGATAAGATTGCAACAATCTCCTGGTTTATATGGAAGTATAGATGCTCAGTAGTTTTTGATAAAATAGTTCCAAACCCAAATATTCTTATAgagcaaataaaaaaaattcatacaacaatatcctcaagagaaTATTCAGAAGAGCAAAAGGGTTCAGCAAGGTACGGTCTTTAAGGAAAAATGGTCTAACTTAACATCAGACTGGATACTGTTCATAGATGCGGCTTTCAAAAAGGAAAACTCCACCATGGGATATGCTTTCATCCTATACTCAGTAGACAACGAAACTTTTATGCACATTGCAGCTGGATCAGATAGGGCTTCTTCGGCCTTCCATGCAGAATCAAAAGCTTTATTAAAGGCTTCTTCTTGGCTGAGTGAGAATATTTTATCTAGTGTCACCTTAGTTACATATTGCAAAATGTTAGCTGAAACCATCAAAAAGGATTGCACGATCCCAGACTGGAGTGCAGAAAACACCATAAAGGCGACTCAAACAATTCTGCAAAAACTCCCTCAAGCTCAGGTGCAGTATATTAATAGAAGATATAACTCAGCAGCGGACAACATTGCAAAGGAAGCTCGTGTAAAGCATCTTCGGCACTTCTCAACAAAAATTCACATAAAGATATCTCAATCTAGTGTGATGTCCAGTATATTtgaaaaaaaagatattgtaaATCTTATGTACTTTATTGCTTGATTAATATATTtctttttccataaaaaaaaaggtttcgtaatcaaatatatttttgaaccaTTTCAGACTGGTCCTAGAGTCTGGAGAGATGAATTTTATGGTGGTGAGGGGCTTGTGGTTAATCGGCATGTTTTCATAGTTTAGTTGAGACTTAGTGTGTATTTCTCTTTGTGGCAATGGTGTTGATAGAAACTTTAGGCTGTGGTTGTTTGACAGTCCGAGGAAAGGCAGATGCCAGGCATCAAAGAAGTGGCTTGTGGATGATTTGCAGATGATTTATAAGGAAATTACAGGAATAATTTTTGTTGTTGGTTTCGTaatttttgattatgtttttgtttttatgcTTTTCTGTAACGTGGATAAGAGCAAAATTCCATGTTTCTGCCACATTAGGTTCCCCATGTCAGATCAAATCAAACTGTTATTGGATTGGTTTATTTTAGAACAAAACCTAAAATAACATAATTGGCATGATAAAATACaacaaggaaaaaagaaaatgttATTGAAGCTAGCGGCAGTTTATCATTTCCGTTGCATGTTTTAATATTGGGCAAATTAAGAAAGTAACCAGCTTCCAAACCCCTATTTAATAAACCGGCCAGTTTTTTTAGGCGTTATATAAAGTGGCCTTTCTGTTATTTTTGACACCGGGGTCCACCAAATTGGTCAAAGGTGTTGATTAAGTCGGTTGTTCATGCTAAAATGTCCATCATATCCTTACAAAACCGTAAAGGTAAAAGAACCAACCAAACGTTGCTTCTTCTTCGTTAACACGATCTGCTCTTGCCTTTACCACCAAAAAACAATTAGCTTACCGGTGAGAAAAAAATCTTCAAGGATAACAGTACTTAAGGTTGTTGTTCGATTAGTTTAAAAGGTTAgtctcttcttttctcttttatatagttctTAACTGTTCATATCTGAAATTGTTGCGTTgaaattttttcaaaactttttgtgaaaattagggtttgttcttcaacaaaaatggattTTTTTCTTGCAAAATCTAAACCGATGTCAATTTGGTTGATAGACTTACTATCAACACATCCCGTTTTACAAACCCATTTAAAAGAAATTGAAAACATTAAGTACCAAATACTTTTCCTTGATTTGGGCAATTTTTCTTTGTGAACAGAACTTATTGGAACTGATTTATGATGTTTGACGAAGGGAATCGAGATGGTTTCTGATTCGAATGTGCTAAGGAAATATTGGTACGAAACAGTAGAAGAATGGGTTGTTTTTGGATTGGAAATGTTAGGTTTTGAGTTTTGTTACAGAACAATGGGATTTGAAGTTTGAGAAATCGGTGAAGGAATTGGGTTATTGCGGCTGAATTACAGTGAAGATTGATGAATTTTTTCAGTGATTTATTTGAGAACGacgtttcagttttttttttggggtttGATTTTGTTAACTTGGCATCATAACAGAGATTGTATTTGTTCTTCATGTCGATTTTGTATTGAATTTTGGGGGAACTAATTAGAGATTATCAGTTGATAAATCAATTTATTTTCGTATGGGttaatttttgttatttggttgaCTAGGGTTCTTGAAGTTGATTATTGgggttcaatttggggaagaacatgttaCAGTGGAAGATGAACAGGTTTTGGTATTGTGTAACTAGGTCCGACCTAGTGAGTTGAGAGGGGTATAAATGTCATTTTCTAAGTAAGATAACAAAATGTAGGCAGTGAACTACCGTTACctgtttttttggaaaaaaacgggatggaaatgTCAAACTCGGCCAGTTTGTATAATGATTTGAATAAACGGTCGCTTTCTTAAATATACTTGAAAAAGTTGGTCACTTTATTAAGAAGCCCTTTAATATTTCTTGTTCAACTTTGTCTGTAAGAACCTCGTGACAGATTGCTCTCAATCAATCGACATGTACACGGGATGGGATTCATTTGACAGAAACTTCTGCAGATCAACGGTGATCTAACATTTCCACCCATGCGCATGAAGAATAATCAACGGTTAGGTAGGACTTGAAAAGGTGTGAGTCACCGAAACGAAACGGACCGATTATGTTGGGACGAGTTTGGAGGAAACACCGGTTGGCACTACACTACGGGTTTTTAGGACAGCCCCTGAAGAAACAAGTCTATAGAGACTAGAGAGAGAAGAGAGAAGGAATAGAAAAAgcggaagagaaagaaaaagagatgacgaAATCTGGAGCAGAAAAAAAAAGGGTTCGAAGATCAGCTGCCCTTCAGAATGGTGGTAGTCGAGATCCTAACAATGATACACCACCTAGGGTTTGTTCTCTATTTCTCTATACCccattttagggtttatgacTTTTCTTACTTTGAGATCTTCTTTTCTTCATGTAATTTTTTACTGTTTTAAAACATATGATTTTTCTCTCTAACAGGAAAGGAATTGATTAGTATGTGATTGTTGGAACCACTGTTAGGATTTTCTCTGAATTATAGGTTTCTTCTTGCCTGATGAAAATGGAGGGTCTTTACGGTAGTTAACTgaattagatttttttatttgatgTGTTGGTTTGATTCTATTTATAATATGTGAATTCAAAAAATTGGGATTAGTTATCAACTAATTTTGTTTTATATGTGATGTTTTGAACTAGGTTTTAGAATCTTTGATTTtggaaaaacaaggaaaaaaataaGAATGATGGTCCTTCAGGGGAAAATAGGCTTTTAGAGCCAACTTACTTGATGAAAAGTTAATCTTTCGTCACTGTGGAGTATACAATTGAAGTTTCCCACATCTTTGATCTGGGTAGTGGAAGTTGTAATGCTTGGTTTTGGTTTCTCAATTCTATGACTTTTTAAGTATGGCACATGAGATTGtggttgtatgttgatgatagcAAGCTTTAGAAACCACTGGTTCACGCTAGTCAGATAAACATAATTCTTTCTTTGAAATTGCTCATTGTTTCCAGTAAACATCATGTGTAGGTACCTTCTTATCTGTCGTGTATTTTAGTCTGTGCGTAGTTTTCTGtcatttttttgtgttttttagtTTGTATAACATGACTCCTGTCACCGCTTGGCTTTTTTTTACCACGCAACCCCTTCTTCCGCTTCTTTTATTTGCTTATTCACTATTTTGCTCTGCAATAACCGCTTTCATAGTAgttaagagcaaaaaaaaaaaaaatttgttttgaaaaGTTTAATAAATCTATCTTCTAGAACAAGAAGTTTCTATGAACCTATCCAACCTGTCTCGAGAATATTGTACATTCGCTCCACTATAGTGTAACTATATTAACCCTTTTACTTCTTTTTGTAGAAGCAAGTTAAAGAGAAGGATTTGTTTCAACTATTTTCCGAGAAAGTAAGGGATCATAAGGAATTAGAGTCTAGATGGggtgttttacaagaaacaaggGTGGAGTATTTTAGAGGAAAGGATTTTGTTAGCTTTTTGGGTAAACATCCGGAGGTTAAGGAAGTACTAGAATCAGATAAAAGTTTAGGTCCTGAAGATATTGCAAATGTTTTACTAGGAAGGAGCCTTTTAGTCCGATGTGATCGGGTGGTAAAAACTGTTCGACCTGGGAAGAAAAAGCTGTCTACTTGGCCAGCACACTTGGAGATCCATCCTGTAAGTTTATCACTACTCTTGTTTTCTAGGCTGTTTGCATATTGACTCTCTCATTGTTTAGCATATTGGTCTCAGTGATCTGTAATTGTGTGTACTGGATCGTTACTATCTAATTGCAGTTGTCAGTTGAATCGCATCATACCTGTGTCATAAATCATGTCTATGTAGTCTAGGAGTAGGCATTCACTTGTGCAACACATTTTCAGCAATTTTGAACTGTACAGTTTAGATATTTGTTGTTTAATATAGCATGCTCATTGATTATTTTGTCTTGTTTTTCAAAGATGAACTAAAGCATATAAGATATAAGTATAACTGAGTCGGTTCTTATTTGTGATGCAGGATCAACACTTTTCTGATAATGATGCCTTTTTTGCTTGGACCTTTGTTAAACGGCGTCCGTTGTGGCAGACAATTCTCTCGTTTGTTTGGCCTGTAGTGACTCTAGCAATTTGCTTGTTTCCTGTATTTCCTCATCAGTGCAAGCTGCTAGTATTGTATACCTGTGCTGGGCTTCTTTTACTTATATTTAGTGTTCTTTCAGGTAAGCtgactttttttgttgttgtttacttgtattgcctttgttgatgaagatatCTTTCAAATCTAGAAACACACTAATCTACACTTGTTTTCAGTTTAACAGAACACAGCATGGGATAGTTATCCCTAATAAGCACATCCAGTAGCTTCAACTATATCAGTTGTTGACAATTTAATTTATAATCTGCAGTGAGAGGTCTGATCTTTGGAACTGTATGGATCTTGCTGGGAAGGCGTCTTTGGATTTTCCCAAATATACTTGCGGAGGAGACTACACTGTCAGAGTTGTTCCAGTTTTGGCCCAAGAAAGATGAGGAAGAGCGGCCCAAATGGACATCAAGGCTCTTTTATGCAGCCGTGGCTGCCGTGTTCATCTTGGTGCTTAGGCACCATGCACCCGATGAAGCTGCTAGAGCCAGGTCAGCTGCACATCTTTTGTCTTGATACTATTTCTTACCTTCATTATTTCTTGATCAATTTTTAAGtcttttcttcaatttctgcAGGTACCAGAGGAGGGT encodes the following:
- the LOC113310649 gene encoding uncharacterized protein LOC113310649, with product MTKSGAEKKRVRRSAALQNGGSRDPNNDTPPRKQVKEKDLFQLFSEKVRDHKELESRWGVLQETRVEYFRGKDFVSFLGKHPEVKEVLESDKSLGPEDIANVLLGRSLLVRCDRVVKTVRPGKKKLSTWPAHLEIHPDQHFSDNDAFFAWTFVKRRPLWQTILSFVWPVVTLAICLFPVFPHQCKLLVLYTCAGLLLLIFSVLSVRGLIFGTVWILLGRRLWIFPNILAEETTLSELFQFWPKKDEEERPKWTSRLFYAAVAAVFILVLRHHAPDEAARARYQRRVSNIIDDVLEWSPKLALSGFMDQDSVVNATETHSPAPEEHVAQPKEEHEVEEEESGDSHHKQ